The nucleotide sequence TACTTTTCTGCCAAAATAAAACACCGGAATGGCTGGAACTACTACACTTAATATGACAGCCCACATTGGAATCATTTTCATACACCTCCCTATCATTACATACGAACATTCAAGATAAAAAGTTTCAAAGAACACCAGCCATTTTTTGCTCAATCAGCGCTAAAACGCTCTTATAATATGAATCTTCATGAGGAACAAATCGTTCCATTCCTGCTGTCAGCTGTCTATCGTTCCTGCTCTCATCCGGATTCTCTTCAAATCCCTCCATGACAATTTCTTTTCTGACTCCTTCAATCAGCTCTTTAAATGCGGCCAGTTCTGTTCTGTAAATCCCTGATACTTCTTCTTTCTGCAGAACAAAGTCAGAGCTTGTTCCATGAAACGAATACAGAAAGACATGGGCAATTTCATTGTCGCGGAGTTCACCTCTAGTTACAGAATAATCAATGATATCCAGTAATTTCAGCTCTGAAAACATCAGACTGACACCGATCTCTTCCTCGACCTCTCTAATGCCGTCCTTTACAGATTCATCTGCCAGCAAATGTCCGGCGGCTGTAATATCGAGCATGTCAGGATAATCTTTTTTATTTGCACTTCGAAGCTGAAAATAAAGAAAGATTTTCTCTTTCTCTTCCCCAGCAAACCAGCAGTGAAAGGTTTCATGCCAATAGCCTTTTCTATGTATTTCTTCCCGCGGTGCCGTACCGATGGGCTCTCTTTTCTCATTGAATATGCGAAGCAGTTCCTGTTCCATCATTTTTCTCCTGTCATTTTTTCATAGATTGAGAGGGCCTCTATCACGAATGCCTCATCATATCCGGTTTTCCCGCA is from Bacillus sp. FSL H8-0547 and encodes:
- a CDS encoding NUDIX domain-containing protein, which encodes MEQELLRIFNEKREPIGTAPREEIHRKGYWHETFHCWFAGEEKEKIFLYFQLRSANKKDYPDMLDITAAGHLLADESVKDGIREVEEEIGVSLMFSELKLLDIIDYSVTRGELRDNEIAHVFLYSFHGTSSDFVLQKEEVSGIYRTELAAFKELIEGVRKEIVMEGFEENPDESRNDRQLTAGMERFVPHEDSYYKSVLALIEQKMAGVL